From the Brachyspira intermedia PWS/A genome, the window CAACAGGCTTATCATTAAAATCATTCCACATAATAGAATGAAATATAGAATCATATCTGTGAGTATCCAAAGTAACATATATACTTGAAAGCCTTTCCATATTGTCGTATATGAATCTTATTATATTTTTAATATCATCAACGGCACCCTTTACAGGCAAAGCACCTTTCTCCATATCTATAAAATCTCTTTGAGGATCTACTATAAGAAGATTAATACTTTCATCTTCAAACTCTTTAATAACTTCATTACTGTATTCTAAAGCTATTTTATAAATATCCTGCTGATTGATAGGATTAACTTCTTTTCCTATAAAATCCTCATTTACTATTTTCTCATACGGTATTTTAACTGACATAAAAAATCCTCATTTAGTGCTTTTAAAATAGTATATAAAATTTTTATTTAAAGTAAATTATTTTTTTATATTATTTTTTATATATACTGAAACAAATATATTTTGTCAAAAATTATTTTATTATTTTTATTATTTGTTGGGACTAGCCCCCCGCTGTGCGTGCCTTCGGCAACCCACACTTCTTTTGTTGCCACAGGCGAAGCCCGCCTACGGCGAGAAGCAAAAAGGCTACATTTTGGCTTTAATTTTATGAATTACCTTACATTTAGGATAATTTTAGTATGATTTAGTATTAATTTTATACTTGCACTTTCGCAAAGCGTGCCGACGAAGTCCACCTATGATGTCGGCAGCAACTTTTTGCGGCGGGAAAAGTTGAATAAAAAATTGACAAACTTAAAAATTTTCAGTATAAACTAAATAAAAAAAGAGCCCCAATAATAGGGACTCTCTTTGCAAAAACAAAAATATGTTTAATAATCTACTATTTCTCGAAGGAAGTTTCCATTTCTATCAATATAAAGTCTCATACTATTTGCCATTCTCACTTCAAAAGTACCTATCTCTTTTACTTCTACATCTAATATTTGAACATTAGGATATTTTGCAGCAGCTGTATCCAAAACTACTTGAGGTACTTTGAAAGGAGTATAAAAATCCTGAACATATAATGGTGCATTTTTAGTATTTGCCGCAGGCTGATTATTATTGTTTAAATTTTGATTAGCAGTATTATTTTGATTAGGCATACCATTTGCTTTTATAGTCAATTCTTCGGCCGCCTTTATTAAAGCTTCAGCAGCTAGCTTGTAAGGATCATCTGACATGTTATTATTTGTTTGAGTATAAGCATTATAATCATATCCAGTATAATATCCGTTTTGATACTGATCCTGTGCAGTATTGTCATAAGCACTATAATAATTATTTTGATAAGTATTATCATAAGCATTATAGTCATTATAATAATTATTTTGTGCAGTACCATCATAACTTTCATTATATCCATTCTGATTTGCATTAGGGCTATAGTACGGACTGTTAGGATTTTTAGCTTCTCTTTCCAACATTTTCATCAATTCTTCATAAGGATTTACATAGCTTGCTGTATTATTATATGCTTGATTATTATAATTGTCATAACCGCTTTGATATGTATTTTGTGCAGTATTGTCATAACCGCCATAATAATTATTTTGGTATGGATCTTGATAAGTATTATCATAGCCATTATAATAATTATTTTGATATGGATTTTGTGCAGTACTACCTTCATTATAATAAGAATGAGCATTATAATTTTGAGAAGCCCAATTCATAGCATTCATAGTATCCTGATATGGATTTCCATGCATAGCATTATAATCATTATATTGTTCATAAAATCCAGGACTATAATAAATACTGTTAGGGTTATTTGCTTCCTCGGATAAAGTTCTCATAAACTCCTGATAATAATTATTATAGTAGTTATTTGCAGGAATATTATTATTCTGATATGCATTATAATTATTCTGATTATTTTGATAGTTATAACCATTCTGATAATTATATGGATCATAATATTGAGCAAACAACATACCTGAAGATATTATCAAGGCAGGTATTGCTTTAAAAATTATTTTTCTCATAAACATATCCTTTTGTAAATATATTGTAAATTTAATATTTGATATATTTACATTATAATACATTTATAGCTAGATGTCAATTTTTTTTACAAAAAATTTTAATTAAATTTACATTTTTAAATTTAATTAGACTCAGTTAATTGACCTGATGTTACTGAATTATCTTCATTTACTATATTAAGCTCAAGCATATTATTATTGAATGTAAAAGTATATTTTTTTAATCCTGTAAAATTTATTTCAGCACTGTAGCTATTATCAGAATTTTTAATAATAATTTCTTTAGATAATTCTACATCCTCTGGATTAGAACCTCCATAATATGTTACTGAACCTTTTACAGAACCATCATTATTAATTGTGAATGTAGCTCTTCCATCTTCAATGCCGTTTTGATGTTTTCTATTTATTGCCCCAGAATATTTTCCTTGATATTTTGAGTCTATGCCGCTTCCTGTTTTTGTAATATCATTAGAACAAGATGCCAAAAATATTATCATCAAAGTTAAAGAAATTGTTTTTAATAATGTTTTCATTTTTTATCCTTTTATTATTTAATATTTATAAATATAATAAAAAAATATTTTATATTGAAAAAATTAAGCATTATTATATGATACTAAAAATTATAATACAAAGGAAATATATAAATGAAAGCATTGATTATTACAGATAATTTTTTTGAGGATTCAGAATTATTTTATCCATACTTCAGACTTGTAGAGGAAGGCATTGAAGTTGATATAGCAGCTTTAAATAAAGGCGAGATTAAAGGAGAATATTTTTTCAAAGTTGAAGCAAAATTAGATTTCTCAGAAGTAGACCCTTCAAATTATAAAGCATTAATAATACCCGGCGGAAGAGCACCTGAAGCTATAAGAGGAAATGAAAACGTAAAGAAAATAATTAAATACTTTGTTGATAATAATCTTACTATAGGAGCTATTTGTCATGGACAGCAAACTTTAATATCAGCAAAAGTATTAGAAGGAAAAGATGCTACTTGCTATATAGGCATAAGAGATGATTTGATGAATGCCAAAGCTAATTATAAAGATGAAAAAGTTGTGGTATGCGGAAATATTATAACTTCAAGATGTCCTGATGATTTACCATATTTCGCTAAAGAGATAATAAAAAAATTAAAATAATATAAAGATATTTAAAAAACCTCATACTTATAAAAGCATGAGGTTTATATATTTGATTGATCTAATTTATAAATAGATTAATATTCTTTCCAATTACCAGTACCATTTAATTTTAAACTTAATTTAATTCCATCTTTATTAACAAATGCATAGTTACTATCTTCTATTTCGTATCCGTCTTTAAATTGTAATGTTATAGTGAAATCAGCTGTTTTGCCATCTCCGCTTATTGGTGAAGTTTTAGCAGAAGGACTGTATTTTAAATTATCATCTGTTATTTTCCAAAATAATTCTGCTGCTTCTTGAGCTTTATAAGTTCCGCCATTATCTCCTGTTGAAGTTATTGTTGAGCCTGATTGATTTAACTGGAAACTATTTAAATCAAAACTAGCATCACCTCCACTAATAGTAATTGTTCCGCCATTAGCTTTTTTTATGATATTTTCTATATCAGTTTTTGTTACATTCTTTATCACTAATATTTTTATTGGTACTGTAACTACAGCTTCTTTATTTTTTAACTTCTCATTATCTGATGTGAATGTAATATCAAC encodes:
- a CDS encoding type 1 glutamine amidotransferase domain-containing protein, which encodes MKALIITDNFFEDSELFYPYFRLVEEGIEVDIAALNKGEIKGEYFFKVEAKLDFSEVDPSNYKALIIPGGRAPEAIRGNENVKKIIKYFVDNNLTIGAICHGQQTLISAKVLEGKDATCYIGIRDDLMNAKANYKDEKVVVCGNIITSRCPDDLPYFAKEIIKKLK